One Caldicellulosiruptoraceae bacterium PP1 genomic window, CTCTTTTATATTATTTAGTAGAAAATAAAAATAAAGCTATAAGCAGAAATGAACTTCTTGAAAAAATTTGGGGATTTGAAAGCGATGTTGAAACAAGAGCAACAGATGATATGATAAAAAGAATTAGGAAAAAATTAGCCAATGCTGGATCAAAATTAAAAATTGATACCGTTTGGGGTTATGGTTTTATTATTGAGGAATAGGATGATTAAAATGAGTAAGATTTCCATAAAAAAGAGTATTTTTTTATATAACCTTATTATAGTTATTACATTAATAACTTTAGTGGCAGTAATATTTAATATTGCAATAAACATTTATTTTAAAAATGATATAATTCAGCAGTTAAATAAAATTGCAAACAGAACTGAAGAAACAGCTTTAAAAAAAGGGCCTGATTTTTTCCCACCTAAAGAAATTAAAAATCCGCCACCAATACCCCCTGAAATATCAAATAATATTAAAATTGAAAGCAACAAAACAAATGATGAAATATTTAGATTTTATTTAATGTTAGATAGATCATTAAGAGAACCTTTGTCAGTTTTAAATGCGAACTATATTCTACTTGATTTAGAAAAAAAGATAATCACACCAACACAAGATGAATATTTTAAACCTTCTAAAGAAGTTTCTAATAAAATATTGCAAGAATTAAGTAAAGTAAAAAATATCAAAAAGGTAGAGTACCTAAATTTTAATTTATCTGGTACTAATTATATAGCATTAATTAAGCAAGTTTCTCAAAAAAATACTTTTGGTTTAGGTTATATTGTTATTTATTCAAGCCTTAAAAAAATAAATCAGCTTCAAATAGGCATATATATAATTCTTTTTATTATCTTAATTTTTTCTGCGTTAATAATAATAATACCTTCATCTTTATCAGCGAGGAAGATTACAAAACCTTTTGCTACTTTAAACCAACATATAGAAGATATTGCTGAAAGAAATTTTGGGAAAAAAATAGAAATGCCTGTTTATAAAGAATTACAAGAATTTGTTAATAGTATAAATATTATGTCTGAAAAGCTTGAAATATATGATAAAGCTCAAAAAACCTTCTTACAAAATGCTTCGCACGAATTCAGAACCCCACTAATGTCCATTCAGAGCTATGCAGAAGGCATTAAATATAATGTAGTTGAAACAAATTCTGCTGTTGAAGTAATATTAAGTGAAACAAAAAGAATGACTCAATTAGTTGAAGATTTACTTTACCTTTCGCGGCTTGAAGCAATCGAAGAAAATTATCATTTTCAATACATTAATCTTGATGATCTTATAAATAACTGTATTAACCATTTAAGTGGTATAGCATTAAATAATAATATTACAATAAATTATACTACTTCAAGCAATAATTTTTTGATACGTGGTGATGAGGAAAAACTTTTAAGGGCATTTAGTAATGTATTATCTAATTGTATTAGATATGCAGAAAGTAATGTTACTATTGAGTCTAAATTAACACTAAATGAAAAAGTTAAAGTTACAATTTCTGATGATGGTCCAGGTATAAATGAAAAAGATTTACCATTCATATTTGAAAGATTTTACAAAGGTAAAAAGGGTAATTTTGGTTTAGGTCTTGCCATATCCAAAAATATTATCGAAAAGCATAAAGGCACTATTTATGCTAATAATTCAAACAAGGGTGCTGTATTTACTATTGAATTACCTATAAAATAAATCTATCTTTGATATATTGACTTATAGTAAACTCTAAGGTATATGATTAAAATTAATTAAGTTTTTGGAGGGATTATTGATGAAATTTAACTATTA contains:
- a CDS encoding sensor histidine kinase → MSKISIKKSIFLYNLIIVITLITLVAVIFNIAINIYFKNDIIQQLNKIANRTEETALKKGPDFFPPKEIKNPPPIPPEISNNIKIESNKTNDEIFRFYLMLDRSLREPLSVLNANYILLDLEKKIITPTQDEYFKPSKEVSNKILQELSKVKNIKKVEYLNFNLSGTNYIALIKQVSQKNTFGLGYIVIYSSLKKINQLQIGIYIILFIILIFSALIIIIPSSLSARKITKPFATLNQHIEDIAERNFGKKIEMPVYKELQEFVNSINIMSEKLEIYDKAQKTFLQNASHEFRTPLMSIQSYAEGIKYNVVETNSAVEVILSETKRMTQLVEDLLYLSRLEAIEENYHFQYINLDDLINNCINHLSGIALNNNITINYTTSSNNFLIRGDEEKLLRAFSNVLSNCIRYAESNVTIESKLTLNEKVKVTISDDGPGINEKDLPFIFERFYKGKKGNFGLGLAISKNIIEKHKGTIYANNSNKGAVFTIELPIK